ggtaaaacggatttatctgggtttagaccccattgggagttgggcatctgagtgctaaagacaagcaaacttctgtgagctgttttcaggtaaacttgcagctttggggcaagtgattcagaccctgggtctgtgttggagcagactggagtgtctcgctcagcaagacagggtgctggagtcctgagctggcagggaaaacaggagcaggggtagtctttgcacatcaggtggcagctcccaagtgggtttctgtgatccaacccgtcacaatactCGCCTCTTTTGTCAAGTGCcctgagatctacagatgagaaGTGCTCTGCGAGCACAAGGCATTCTTCTGAGCGGAGGCTCAAAGGAGAAGGATCAGGCCTAGTCAGGCTTCCCCAGTTCCTGCTCCAGTGGCAGAAATGTTGGCtgcaaaaggcatcctttaaccAGGGGAGAAAGTCTAGCCTGGGAGGAGTATCATCCCAGGAGAATGGCAGATTCCCTGGCCATTCCCCTGTCACATCCGACATGCTGGCACGGAGGAGGGCGTCTCTCGGAATGAGGGGCCATGTCTAatagggcagaagggaccatcagggggaggagagagccccTCTCAGCCTCATCCCTCCCCCTATACACACACCGTTTGGTCATCTCGGGGTGGGAAAGGGAAGGAGCCACCCTCTGGCTCCCCTGAACAGCCTGCTAGAGCAGAGCCCGGGGACACGCAACCCCCCCAAACTTGCCCTTTGAGAGATCACATGTGGCTGCTGAAGAAGTAACAGTGATGCAACCACAACGGGGCAACTGCTAGAACCAAAGCTCATATTTGCAGCCAGTCAACATGGTGGAGGGAAGCAGACAGGTTTCCAAATGTAAAGTCTGCGCAAGGTTCCCCCTGGAAACAGCAACAGTTCTTGAATGTCCCTCACCCCGGCCCTACACACGCACCGCTGCGGGAGCATCAGCTCTGCATTCAGAGGGGCCAGTCTGTAGGCTTCCGGCCATGCTGGCTGTGAACGCTTCCAcctcagatcatagaatcatagaatatcagggttgaaagggacctcaggaggtcatctactccaaccccctgctcaaagcaggaccaatccccagacagattttttccccagttccctaaatggccccctcaaggattgaactcacaaccctgggtttagcaggccagtgctcaaaccactgagctagaaaCTTGTGTTTCCCATCCCGGAtggggcaaggggctggtgccTTGTGGCAAggagggcaggggagtgggatgTTATGGTGGTTTTAGCTCCCGTGCCACAGCTGAGCACCAGCCAAACCTTCCTTACGTGCCAAACTCGACACTGGCCATGACTCCCCAAGTCCCACCTCACTGGCATCACAGCTCAGCTTGCTGCCCAGCTCTTCACGCTGGAACGTGCCCAAACCCTGCTGCTACTGCACTGTCGGGGCTGCCCTGACCCAACATCACTTCACGTGGGACCCTGGGCAGAGCGGGTGAGCTCAGGGTTCCTCCTCAGTGTCTTGCATCCACTAGCTGTGTAAGGAGAGCAGCAGACTGACCTCCTTTGGGGTGTGGAGAAAGCCTGACCCTCGGACCCGTCGGCTCGGGGGTTATTTCTCCCCCAGGTAGGAGGCGCTCTTCCCGGTTTTCTTCAGCGTGGCCAGCAAGGTGTCGACGCTGTGTTCCGAGTCGATGCACACCTTCTTGTTGGGCAGGTCGATCTCAAACTGGacacctgggggaggggaaaggatacCTCACGTGTGAGAGGAACCAACCGTGCAGCCTCCAACCAGCGCACCCACCATAGCCATCACCCCCCGACTCTTCCCCCTCCCGTATGGATGGGGTAGAGCTGATGCACTGAGTATCCTGTTAAGAACCAGGTGAGCAGGctgaaaaaataaacaagacTCGGGTAGCGTGTGCCCATCCTTGCTCTGATGCAAACTCAGACATCACCCAACCACTGCTCCTGCTCGGACATGCCAGTCCTGCCCCACCGGTACAGGCCCCCAACCATGCAGCTTCTCATGCTGCTAACTCAACCTTTTGACGTCTCTGTAACCTCAGGAGAGGGCACGAATACCCCTCTACTGCATTTCTTTAGCCCCTTTCCTCCACGGGTCTCAGAGCGCTTTGTGGGGCTCCTTCCCCACAACCTCAGCCCATGGGAGGAAGGTACAGCCTGTCTTATTAGCCCTCTTTCACAGAGGGGGGAACCGAGGCCCAGGGACCttgtgtgacattccccagggtgagACAGCAAGTCAGGAGCTTCTCAGCCCATGCCTCCAACCACCAGAAGTCCTCACCCCCTTGGTTTAATTAGAGACAATCCTTAAAAGTGCGACTGGCGAGGAAAGTgctgagaagcaggccaagggtGCAGGGATTCAGGATTGAGCTGAGAGACAGGAATTTAGTTTCCAGTGGCCCCCAGAGCaaagtctctctctgtctgctaGGGTCTGAAAACTTAGCTCAGGGCACACCGTTAACTAGAAAAACTACCCCCGGGATACATGGAGTACATCGCACAGAGCGGGGCAGTCAAAGGACAGTCTGTTAACCCAGGTTTTGTGCGCCTCCTGCTGGCATGTCAACATATTACCACCACCAGACAAAACTATTACCGTGACCTATCCACTTTAGAGCTCGCCTGCTGCCTCCCGCCTGGCCCTTCCCTTCCAATGGCAGCACTGTCTATGACCTCCAGAGCAGCACGCAGTTACTCCAATGAGAGGCTAAGCAGCAGGGCTGGACTGATTCAGTGCTAGCACTGCCAGCCTGCTGGGAAATGGCATTTTCCTGATCTCCTCCTGATGCAGCAGGGCCActcagggtgagggagggagaggcatccATGTGAAACCAGAACTGGCACGAGCCACCAGCGCCGGGTGCATTTGCATTCATTCAGAGCGCTCTGACGTTTCTTTGCCCTGTCAGTTATTGTTCCACCTGCCACGTTGCTAGGGAGCGGCCATCTGGTTATCTGGGAACCCCAGCGTGGCTTTCTTGGTAAATACAGCTCAGCAGACACCAGcgtcaatattttattttattttgaagtctGTA
Above is a window of Emys orbicularis isolate rEmyOrb1 chromosome 8, rEmyOrb1.hap1, whole genome shotgun sequence DNA encoding:
- the ATOX1 gene encoding copper transport protein ATOX1, with amino-acid sequence MPKHEFSVDMTCEGCSNAVTRVLNKLGGVQFEIDLPNKKVCIDSEHSVDTLLATLKKTGKSASYLGEK